From Rubripirellula reticaptiva, the proteins below share one genomic window:
- a CDS encoding LysR family transcriptional regulator yields the protein MDMDQLSHFRSLADLRNFTHAAAQLGISQSALSRSIMRLENELGQPLFERKPRSVDLTDAGQLFHSRAEQILLILEDCKAEICDDGQSGRIRVAAIPTIAPFFLPNLLRTFSDAYPKATLIVQEDTTENLMKRCKQGELDVAIVALPVPSRYVEVEELFDEELSLVLPQKHPLAERKRIRIEDVEHYPFVLLDEAHCLSDNITSFCRQRSVHPVAVERASQLVMVQELVSLGHGVSMIPEMAKKLDRTKRRVYRSLYGNKPSRTIAAVWNPYRFQSRLLREFRDHLRNYSAAFVEN from the coding sequence ATGGATATGGACCAGCTTTCGCATTTCCGGTCGCTCGCCGATCTGCGCAACTTTACTCACGCGGCAGCCCAGCTTGGCATATCTCAGTCCGCACTAAGCCGTTCGATCATGCGACTCGAAAACGAGTTGGGCCAGCCGCTCTTCGAACGCAAGCCTCGCTCGGTCGATCTAACAGACGCCGGGCAACTGTTTCACTCGCGTGCCGAACAGATTCTGCTAATCCTGGAAGATTGTAAAGCAGAAATCTGTGATGATGGGCAAAGTGGCCGTATTCGCGTCGCTGCGATTCCAACGATCGCTCCGTTCTTTCTGCCCAATTTGCTGCGGACGTTTTCCGATGCGTATCCGAAGGCAACGCTAATCGTTCAGGAAGACACGACTGAAAATTTGATGAAACGATGCAAACAGGGCGAGTTAGACGTTGCCATCGTCGCGTTGCCCGTCCCGTCTCGCTATGTCGAGGTCGAAGAACTTTTTGACGAGGAGCTGAGTCTTGTGCTGCCGCAGAAGCATCCGCTTGCGGAAAGGAAACGGATTCGCATCGAAGATGTAGAACACTACCCATTCGTTCTGCTCGATGAGGCACACTGTCTTTCGGACAATATCACTTCGTTTTGTCGTCAGCGATCGGTCCATCCTGTGGCCGTTGAACGGGCCAGCCAATTGGTCATGGTGCAAGAGTTGGTTTCGTTAGGGCACGGCGTTTCCATGATCCCCGAAATGGCCAAGAAGCTCGATCGAACCAAGCGGCGTGTCTACCGTTCGCTGTACGGTAACAAGCCAAGCCGAACAATCGCAGCGGTGTGGAATCCGTACCGTTTCCAAAGCCGCTTGCTGCGAGAGTTTCGAGACCACCTTCGCAACTATTCTGCGGCGTTTGTAGAAAACTGA
- a CDS encoding 3-keto-disaccharide hydrolase has product MKAIAMRCLGPVFACLFFSMFASGVCAHDGDSDWSHQVALPASEHAIELFNGHDLTGWKGLEEYFSVVNHSIRAANDKPVSHSTYLFSDQEFREFRLLFEVKQNRSEGYSIMHSSVAALGERFTDAGSEFAFKGPLLMFCHDWGIWGAYTRGRIFPPEQKGPMKEVPWEKDGDWNQIEILVVGNRIRMVAGGTVVIDHTETKDQLKKCPIALQLHSNKDPQEFHFRGLIAVENPTDKLLTEK; this is encoded by the coding sequence ATGAAAGCTATTGCTATGCGTTGCCTCGGTCCCGTATTTGCCTGTTTGTTTTTTTCGATGTTCGCTTCTGGCGTCTGCGCCCATGACGGCGATTCCGACTGGAGTCACCAGGTCGCCTTACCCGCGAGCGAGCACGCAATCGAGTTGTTCAACGGTCATGACCTAACGGGCTGGAAGGGACTCGAGGAATACTTTTCGGTCGTCAATCATTCCATCCGCGCCGCCAACGACAAGCCTGTCTCGCATAGTACGTATCTTTTTTCTGACCAGGAATTTCGCGAGTTCCGTTTGTTGTTCGAGGTCAAACAGAATCGTAGCGAAGGCTACTCGATCATGCACTCGTCCGTCGCCGCGCTTGGCGAGCGATTCACAGATGCTGGCAGTGAGTTTGCATTCAAGGGGCCGCTACTAATGTTTTGTCATGACTGGGGAATCTGGGGTGCGTACACACGCGGACGTATTTTCCCGCCCGAACAAAAAGGCCCCATGAAGGAAGTGCCTTGGGAAAAGGATGGTGACTGGAATCAAATTGAAATCTTGGTCGTCGGCAATCGTATTCGAATGGTTGCCGGTGGAACGGTCGTCATTGATCACACGGAAACGAAGGACCAACTCAAAAAGTGCCCGATCGCTTTGCAATTGCACAGCAACAAAGATCCGCAAGAGTTTCACTTTCGCGGCTTGATTGCGGTCGAGAATCCAACCGACAAACTTCTGACGGAAAAGTAA
- a CDS encoding DUF1549 domain-containing protein has translation MKSTVLKPNWIHARLAAAVCLALTSLAGAAEVSFNRDVRPILSDRCFKCHGPDAANQDSEFRVDKFDNATVDLGGYFGIVPGDLAKSEFHVRIHDNDDPMPPAGSLKRLSDADKETLDQWILEGAKFESHWAFEPLPAKVDTPKQTDLGGLVNWVKGPIDQFIAKALVENELTPAKPASKNKWLRRVTFDLTGLPPTENEISEYVSDTSADADDIVIDRLLTSDAYAERMTSEWLDVARYADSYGFQRDDERFVWPYRDWVIKAFQTGMPYDEFITWQLAGDLLPNATREQKLATTFNRLHSHKKEGGVAIEEFRVENVADRTHTVGTAMMGLIQDLKNHGLLEDTLVIWGGEFGRTSYCQGKITPGNFGRDHHPRCFTMWMAGGGVKPGHVHGETDEFSYNVVSDGVHIHDLHATILHQMGIDHERLTYRYQGRDFRLTDVHGHVVKGLIA, from the coding sequence ATGAAATCGACAGTCCTGAAACCGAACTGGATCCATGCGAGATTGGCTGCCGCCGTCTGTCTGGCTTTGACGAGTTTGGCCGGCGCGGCCGAGGTATCGTTCAATCGCGACGTGCGGCCAATCTTGTCGGACCGTTGTTTCAAGTGCCACGGCCCCGACGCGGCCAACCAGGACTCGGAGTTCCGTGTCGACAAGTTCGACAACGCTACCGTCGACCTGGGCGGATACTTTGGCATTGTTCCCGGCGATCTAGCAAAGAGCGAATTTCATGTTCGGATTCACGACAACGACGATCCGATGCCGCCCGCCGGCTCGTTGAAGCGGCTATCGGATGCAGACAAAGAAACCCTCGATCAATGGATTCTTGAAGGCGCAAAATTCGAATCGCATTGGGCGTTCGAACCTTTGCCGGCGAAGGTTGATACGCCGAAACAAACGGATCTCGGTGGCCTGGTCAATTGGGTCAAGGGACCGATCGATCAGTTCATTGCGAAGGCGTTGGTTGAAAACGAATTGACGCCCGCCAAACCGGCGTCCAAGAACAAGTGGCTAAGACGAGTCACGTTTGATTTGACCGGATTGCCGCCCACCGAAAATGAAATCAGCGAATACGTTTCTGACACTTCGGCGGACGCTGACGACATTGTCATCGACCGATTGTTAACCAGCGACGCCTACGCCGAACGAATGACGAGCGAGTGGCTGGACGTGGCCCGGTACGCAGATTCGTACGGATTTCAACGTGACGACGAACGATTCGTTTGGCCCTATCGCGACTGGGTCATCAAGGCGTTTCAAACGGGAATGCCCTACGACGAATTCATCACCTGGCAATTAGCCGGAGACCTTTTGCCCAACGCGACGCGAGAGCAAAAGCTCGCCACCACTTTCAACCGCCTGCACTCACACAAAAAAGAAGGCGGAGTCGCGATCGAGGAGTTCCGCGTCGAGAACGTTGCCGACCGAACGCACACCGTCGGAACGGCAATGATGGGGCTGATTCAAGACCTAAAGAACCACGGGCTGCTGGAAGACACATTGGTGATTTGGGGCGGCGAGTTTGGACGTACCAGTTATTGCCAAGGTAAAATCACGCCCGGAAATTTTGGACGCGATCACCACCCACGTTGCTTTACGATGTGGATGGCCGGCGGCGGAGTCAAACCTGGGCACGTGCACGGCGAAACCGACGAATTCAGTTACAATGTCGTTTCAGACGGTGTACACATCCACGACCTTCACGCCACAATCCTGCACCAGATGGGTATCGATCATGAACGGCTGACTTACCGTTACCAAGGACGAGATTTTCGTCTGACCGATGTTCATGGTCACGTCGTGAAAGGCCTGATCGCTTAA
- a CDS encoding AraC family transcriptional regulator: MKPSSAYPSRVFQDSFFAKNPGVRQVFELYEYLPDVLFYAKDAQHRYIGANRRTLVDVFGMENVDELLGRTDLDFQPPALAEAYHAEDRRVMEGGKIIPNQVWLVPHVRGTPRWYVSTKTPLFSPVGETIGIAGAMYPVTTRDDQLAFFQELSPVIQYIDDHYTESISMTEMAALANLSATHFNTRFRAVLRLSPTEYVLSRRIQQAQQLLTQTEKTIIEIACEIGFFDQSHFTKRFRRVTGLTPLGYRKRFR; the protein is encoded by the coding sequence ATGAAGCCTTCGTCCGCTTATCCGTCTCGGGTGTTTCAAGACTCGTTTTTTGCGAAAAACCCTGGTGTTCGCCAGGTGTTCGAATTGTACGAATACCTGCCGGACGTGCTCTTTTATGCCAAAGACGCTCAGCATCGTTACATCGGTGCCAATCGGCGGACGTTGGTCGATGTGTTTGGCATGGAGAACGTTGATGAGTTGCTCGGTCGCACGGACTTAGATTTCCAACCGCCCGCACTCGCCGAGGCCTATCACGCCGAAGATCGGCGGGTGATGGAAGGTGGTAAAATCATTCCCAACCAAGTCTGGTTGGTGCCGCACGTTCGCGGAACTCCTCGCTGGTACGTTTCGACCAAAACGCCGCTGTTCAGTCCGGTCGGCGAAACGATCGGGATCGCCGGAGCGATGTATCCGGTCACCACCCGCGACGACCAATTGGCGTTCTTTCAAGAGCTGTCGCCAGTGATCCAGTACATCGATGATCATTATACCGAATCGATTTCAATGACAGAAATGGCGGCGCTCGCCAATCTATCGGCGACTCACTTCAACACGCGCTTTCGAGCCGTCTTGCGATTGTCGCCAACCGAGTACGTGTTGTCTCGCCGTATTCAACAGGCTCAGCAGTTGCTGACTCAAACTGAAAAAACAATCATCGAAATCGCCTGCGAGATCGGCTTCTTCGATCAGAGCCATTTCACCAAACGTTTCCGGCGTGTGACAGGCTTAACGCCGCTGGGATACCGGAAGCGTTTTCGGTAA
- a CDS encoding kappa-carrageenase produces MLKFKRRSLAACAISLAITSNSMAQDPQPTGDVLKAGDVQWKYASEFSDEFEGSQVDTKKWNINTEDWGTWSWEPDNTSEADGSMSLQMVQHDHQRGNEKLAYTSGIARSFSTITYGYFEARIKGCSLYPGACPSFWLHSKGPANRYQAKDGETVTYSEIDIVELQQCEFDNETKSRHLVNRIDCNLHTQLLIDGQKHWIRPNSKPEMCKNEYDSPWDPRDDYHIYAVENTPETIVWYIDGKEVGRKPNLYWHLPMHITLSLGLRHPFEAYKNGQRVPALEETTTDGFPTAMLVDYVRVWQNPKYASLQPSTAATIPSKKLVTKKPMNGSATKPASTDWTMQTYIVKEKANWDKNGWNWNESKVESNFKEIDTNEDGVASGIERQIWYTKTKAANN; encoded by the coding sequence ATGCTCAAGTTCAAACGCCGCTCCCTCGCTGCTTGCGCCATTTCACTTGCCATCACCTCAAATTCGATGGCTCAGGATCCGCAACCGACGGGTGACGTCTTAAAAGCGGGCGACGTCCAGTGGAAGTACGCGTCTGAGTTTTCCGATGAATTCGAAGGGTCCCAAGTCGACACCAAGAAGTGGAATATCAACACCGAAGATTGGGGCACTTGGAGCTGGGAGCCGGACAATACGTCTGAAGCGGACGGCTCAATGTCTCTGCAAATGGTTCAGCATGACCACCAGCGCGGCAACGAAAAACTCGCTTATACGTCGGGCATCGCCCGAAGTTTCAGCACCATCACGTACGGATATTTCGAAGCCCGAATCAAAGGCTGCTCGCTTTATCCAGGTGCCTGCCCGAGTTTTTGGCTGCACAGCAAAGGCCCCGCGAACCGCTATCAAGCGAAAGACGGCGAGACCGTGACGTATTCGGAAATTGACATCGTTGAACTACAGCAGTGTGAATTCGACAACGAAACGAAATCTCGGCATTTAGTCAATCGAATCGATTGCAACTTGCACACTCAGTTGCTGATCGACGGCCAGAAACATTGGATCCGGCCGAATTCGAAACCTGAAATGTGCAAAAACGAGTACGACTCGCCCTGGGACCCTCGCGACGACTACCACATCTACGCTGTCGAAAACACGCCGGAAACTATCGTTTGGTACATCGACGGCAAAGAAGTCGGACGCAAGCCCAACCTTTACTGGCACCTGCCAATGCACATCACTTTGTCGCTCGGTTTACGGCACCCATTCGAAGCGTACAAGAACGGACAACGAGTTCCGGCACTGGAAGAAACGACGACCGATGGATTTCCGACTGCAATGCTGGTTGATTATGTACGAGTCTGGCAGAACCCAAAGTACGCTTCCCTTCAGCCATCGACGGCGGCAACGATTCCGTCAAAGAAACTGGTAACAAAGAAGCCGATGAACGGGTCGGCGACCAAACCAGCGTCGACCGATTGGACAATGCAAACGTATATCGTGAAAGAAAAAGCTAACTGGGACAAGAATGGCTGGAACTGGAACGAAAGCAAGGTCGAATCAAACTTCAAAGAGATCGACACGAACGAGGATGGTGTCGCGTCCGGAATCGAGCGACAGATCTGGTACACCAAAACGAAAGCTGCGAATAACTAG
- a CDS encoding winged helix-turn-helix domain-containing protein yields MSNQEPLKIRNQDARRLWLTAQGLATAPVGSVDTMQIIRDLGFVQLDTIQVVSRAHHHIIWSRQQSYREPMLDLLMARDRQVFEHFTHDASILPMEFLPIWRRQFDRKRERIQNSNWFKGMTDDIGRKEIMARVDREGPLSTHDFDTKIKGKKKMWARPPHKMALDYLWYAGDLATSHRKGFTKYYDLAERVFPDQLMQQRLDDTIQLDSLCTTALDRLVFGTATDIKKFWEAADSKEVAQWLDQSPYRVPVQWETHDGEWIAAHAPCDIETRIDELETPTSRLRILNPFDPLIRDRTRLQRLFGFEYRVEMFVPAAKRIWGYYVYPLLEGDRIVGRIEVQADRNKSVLAVSKLWAEPGIQWTVSRTNKLEAELTRLARLADVDQVIWHCPNRVR; encoded by the coding sequence GTGTCAAACCAAGAACCGTTAAAGATACGAAACCAAGACGCCAGACGGCTATGGTTGACCGCCCAGGGGCTTGCGACTGCGCCTGTCGGTTCGGTCGACACGATGCAGATCATCCGCGACCTTGGATTCGTTCAGCTCGACACGATTCAAGTGGTCAGCCGTGCCCACCACCACATCATTTGGAGTCGCCAACAAAGTTATCGCGAGCCGATGCTCGACTTACTGATGGCACGCGATCGACAGGTGTTCGAGCATTTCACTCACGACGCTTCGATCCTGCCGATGGAGTTCCTGCCGATCTGGCGCCGCCAATTCGATCGCAAACGCGAGCGAATTCAAAACTCCAATTGGTTCAAAGGAATGACGGACGATATCGGAAGGAAGGAGATCATGGCTCGCGTCGATCGCGAAGGGCCTTTGTCGACGCACGATTTCGACACCAAAATCAAGGGTAAAAAGAAGATGTGGGCTCGCCCGCCTCACAAGATGGCATTGGACTATCTGTGGTACGCCGGCGACCTAGCTACCAGCCACCGCAAGGGGTTCACCAAATACTATGACTTGGCCGAGCGAGTATTTCCCGATCAACTGATGCAACAGCGACTCGACGATACCATACAACTAGATTCACTTTGCACGACAGCCTTAGATCGGTTGGTGTTTGGAACGGCGACCGACATCAAGAAGTTCTGGGAGGCGGCTGATTCAAAAGAAGTTGCCCAGTGGCTCGACCAATCTCCTTATCGAGTTCCCGTCCAGTGGGAAACTCATGATGGTGAATGGATTGCCGCGCACGCGCCTTGCGATATCGAGACGCGGATCGACGAACTGGAAACTCCCACATCACGTCTGCGAATTTTGAATCCGTTCGATCCGCTGATCCGAGATCGCACGCGATTGCAGCGACTGTTTGGATTCGAGTATCGGGTGGAGATGTTTGTGCCTGCGGCGAAGCGGATTTGGGGTTACTACGTCTATCCGCTGCTTGAGGGCGATCGGATCGTCGGACGCATCGAAGTTCAAGCCGATCGCAACAAGTCCGTGCTGGCAGTGTCGAAACTTTGGGCCGAGCCAGGGATCCAATGGACTGTTTCGCGCACCAACAAACTGGAAGCAGAACTGACACGACTGGCTCGACTTGCCGATGTCGATCAAGTCATCTGGCATTGCCCGAATCGCGTTCGCTAA
- a CDS encoding DUF1501 domain-containing protein: protein MNHLHLTRRQLLGSLGLSVGAPALSSLLASESEAGQGLPHFPPKAKRVIYLMQSGGPSHVDLFDDKATLKKMQGEEVPESILQGLRQTTMTAGQKSKPCMAAAWNGSKRGDSGMWVSDLLPHTASVVDDLCFIRSMHGEQINHAPAMTQILTGHNLPGRPSIGAWLTYGLGTMAENLPSFVVMTSQDKQGSCGQLFFDYYWGAGFLPGKHQGVPFRSAGDPVLYLSNPKGISRKARRQMLDSLAEMNQMAHARFADPEIETRISQYEMAFQMQASVPELTDFSNEPQSVLDMYGPDVHRKGSYAYNCLMARRLAERGTRFIQLMHAGWDQHGNLPNQLPIQCQDTDQPSAALVKDLKAKGLLDDTLVIWGGEFGRTPYVQGDITNASAHGRDHHPRAFTIWMAGGGIKPGTIYGSSDEFAFHVAENPVHIRDLQATLMHLCGIDHERFTYRHQGLDFKLTGVEPARVVSEVLA, encoded by the coding sequence GCCGGGCAAGGACTGCCGCACTTTCCGCCGAAGGCAAAGCGCGTCATTTACCTGATGCAATCCGGCGGCCCTTCGCATGTGGATTTGTTCGATGACAAAGCAACCCTCAAGAAGATGCAGGGCGAAGAAGTTCCCGAAAGTATTCTGCAGGGACTACGACAAACCACGATGACGGCCGGCCAGAAATCGAAACCCTGCATGGCCGCAGCGTGGAACGGATCCAAACGCGGTGACAGCGGCATGTGGGTTAGCGATTTGTTGCCTCATACGGCCAGCGTCGTCGACGACCTCTGCTTTATCCGCAGCATGCACGGCGAACAAATCAATCACGCACCCGCGATGACTCAAATATTGACCGGGCACAACTTGCCGGGCCGGCCCAGTATCGGAGCCTGGCTGACCTACGGCCTTGGCACGATGGCCGAGAACTTACCGTCATTCGTTGTGATGACCTCGCAAGACAAACAGGGTTCGTGCGGCCAGTTGTTCTTTGATTACTACTGGGGTGCAGGATTCTTGCCGGGCAAGCATCAGGGAGTGCCGTTTCGCAGTGCTGGCGATCCGGTCTTGTACCTGAGCAACCCGAAAGGCATTTCGCGGAAAGCACGTCGTCAAATGCTAGACAGTTTGGCCGAGATGAACCAAATGGCGCACGCCCGTTTTGCAGACCCGGAAATCGAAACGCGAATTTCACAGTATGAAATGGCGTTTCAGATGCAGGCGAGTGTGCCCGAGTTGACGGACTTTTCAAACGAGCCTCAAAGCGTGCTCGACATGTACGGGCCAGACGTCCATCGCAAAGGAAGCTACGCATACAACTGTTTGATGGCGCGTCGCTTGGCCGAACGTGGCACGCGTTTCATTCAACTGATGCATGCGGGATGGGACCAACACGGCAACCTTCCCAACCAACTGCCGATCCAGTGCCAAGACACCGATCAACCCAGTGCCGCGCTGGTCAAAGATTTGAAAGCCAAGGGTTTACTGGACGATACGCTGGTGATTTGGGGCGGCGAGTTCGGACGCACGCCCTATGTCCAAGGTGATATCACCAATGCTTCGGCTCATGGACGCGATCACCATCCGCGTGCGTTTACGATCTGGATGGCGGGCGGCGGCATCAAGCCGGGAACGATCTACGGCAGCAGCGACGAGTTTGCCTTTCACGTTGCCGAAAATCCTGTTCACATACGCGATCTGCAGGCGACGTTGATGCATCTGTGTGGTATCGATCACGAGCGGTTCACGTACCGTCACCAGGGACTCGACTTCAAACTGACGGGTGTTGAACCGGCCCGAGTCGTCAGCGAAGTACTGGCGTAA